The Bombus huntii isolate Logan2020A chromosome 1, iyBomHunt1.1, whole genome shotgun sequence genome contains a region encoding:
- the LOC126872484 gene encoding polyisoprenoid diphosphate/phosphate phosphohydrolase PLPP6 isoform X2, with amino-acid sequence MLNKILDRDVQLTRSVVKCVENLPLMRKLRMHYKMLEISCHAVPWITSILAFIWILNNKNLYQMQVNLLMALILDIIIIAILKAYIRRRRPAVNDDPFSLGPDKYSFPSGHASRSVLIFYFFKYLWPVSDICLLSISIWIFAVILSRLLMRRHYILDISAGIFLGYIEGMLVSILYLESETCSNLIYWITDEKLDGAEYDI; translated from the exons atgttaaataaaatactaGACCGTGATGTCCAGTTAACAAGAAGTGTTGTTAAATGTGTAGAAAATTTGCCACTAATGAGAAAGTTAAGAATGCATTACAAGATGTTAGAG ATATCTTGCCATGCAGTACCTTGGATAACATCGATACTTGCATTTATTTGGattcttaataataaaaatttgtatcaaaTGCAAGTCAATTTGTTAATGG CTTTAATATTGGACATTATCATTATTGCCATATTGAAAGCGTAtataagaagaagaagaccAGCAGTTAACGACGATCCTTTTTCACTAGGACCTGATAAGTATTCGTTCCCATCGGGTCATGCTTCTCGGTCGgtacttattttttatttctttaaatatctATGGCCCGTGTCTGATATTTGTCTCCTATCAATATCAATATGGATCTTTGCTGTAATTCTGTCTAGACTTTTAATGAGAAGGCATTATATTCTTGATATTTCTGCAGGAATTTTTCTAGGTTATATCGAAGGAATGCTTGTAAgcattttatatttagaatCTGAAACTTGTTCCAATTTAATATATTGGATAACCGATGAGAAACTAGATGGTGCAGAatatgatatttaa
- the LOC126872484 gene encoding polyisoprenoid diphosphate/phosphate phosphohydrolase PLPP6 isoform X1 has product MEKHPKREIPSMLNKILDRDVQLTRSVVKCVENLPLMRKLRMHYKMLEISCHAVPWITSILAFIWILNNKNLYQMQVNLLMALILDIIIIAILKAYIRRRRPAVNDDPFSLGPDKYSFPSGHASRSVLIFYFFKYLWPVSDICLLSISIWIFAVILSRLLMRRHYILDISAGIFLGYIEGMLVSILYLESETCSNLIYWITDEKLDGAEYDI; this is encoded by the exons ATGGAGaag CATCCTAAACGAGAAATTCCATcaatgttaaataaaatactaGACCGTGATGTCCAGTTAACAAGAAGTGTTGTTAAATGTGTAGAAAATTTGCCACTAATGAGAAAGTTAAGAATGCATTACAAGATGTTAGAG ATATCTTGCCATGCAGTACCTTGGATAACATCGATACTTGCATTTATTTGGattcttaataataaaaatttgtatcaaaTGCAAGTCAATTTGTTAATGG CTTTAATATTGGACATTATCATTATTGCCATATTGAAAGCGTAtataagaagaagaagaccAGCAGTTAACGACGATCCTTTTTCACTAGGACCTGATAAGTATTCGTTCCCATCGGGTCATGCTTCTCGGTCGgtacttattttttatttctttaaatatctATGGCCCGTGTCTGATATTTGTCTCCTATCAATATCAATATGGATCTTTGCTGTAATTCTGTCTAGACTTTTAATGAGAAGGCATTATATTCTTGATATTTCTGCAGGAATTTTTCTAGGTTATATCGAAGGAATGCTTGTAAgcattttatatttagaatCTGAAACTTGTTCCAATTTAATATATTGGATAACCGATGAGAAACTAGATGGTGCAGAatatgatatttaa
- the LOC126872391 gene encoding uncharacterized protein LOC126872391 → MQKDQAETPKLKRLRRVQKTSTPESVKKNTVDHITNVRAGSSHHRATMAPSDFASQQSFPKKKIALDRTSISSMQSMADGTKIMDSECNDMELKLLYDQYLQKIMTEIILKKKTEEKEKLFLSQLATIAKEYDHNEEKLFKLKTRERDIINLTKIQNEIDSQILDVNNCTRGEENKLLEKILSQLHNLLKPLDILRCDNIVLPETPEEWEETKQALKSCSESLKSIVDLIGTKIESYQSVNEGIKQFVRTLNNIKDHQRRLEKELYELQALTLKSASLTLM, encoded by the exons atgcaGAAAGATCAGGCGGAAACACCAAAACTGAAACGACTTAGGAG ggTACAAAAGACTTCTACACCAGAATCAGTAAAAAAGAATACAGTGGATCACATAACAAATGTTCGTGCAGGTAGTTCACACCATAGGGCAACAATGGCCCCATCTGATTTTGCTTCGCAACAGA GTTTcccaaaaaagaaaattgcatTGGATCGTACCTCGATATCCTCTATGCAATCAATGGCAGATGGAACAAAAATAATGGATTCAGAATGCAACGACATGGAGTTGAAACTCCTTTACGATCAGTATTTACAAAAGATTATGACAGAAATAattctaaaaaagaaaacagaagaaaaggagaaattGTTTTTATCTCAGCTGGCCACGATAGCCAAGGAATATGATCACAACGAAgagaaattgtttaaattaaaaactagAGAAAgagatataataaatttaaccaagatacaaaatgaaattgattCTCAAATTCTAGATGTGAATAATTGCACTA GAGGAGAAGAGAATAAACTATTAGAGAAAATTCTATCGCAGTTACATAATCTTCTAAAACCTCTGGATATACTTCGTTGCGATAATATAGTTCTTCCTGAGACACCCGAGGAGTGGGAAGAAACAAAACAAGCCTTGAAATCGTGTTCAGAGAGTTTAAAGTCTATCGTAGATTTAAttggaacaaaaattgaatcaTATCAAAGCGTTAATGAGGGGATTAAGCAGTTTGTGCGtactttaaataatattaaagatcATCAAAGAag ATTAGAAAAAGAACTTTACGAGTTGCAAGCTCTTACATTGAAATCTGCATCCTTGACCTTAATGTAG